The proteins below come from a single Chiloscyllium punctatum isolate Juve2018m chromosome 20, sChiPun1.3, whole genome shotgun sequence genomic window:
- the vdac1 gene encoding non-selective voltage-gated ion channel VDAC1, with the protein MEIPPTYADLGKAARDVFTKGYGFGLIKLDLKTKSENGLEFTSSGAANMDTGKVTGSLETRFKWVDYGLTFTEKWNTDNTLGTEITIEDQLVQGLKIGFDSSFSPNTGKKSGKIRTGYKRQHINLGLDVDFDIAGPAIRGAFVFGFDGWLAGYQMTYETAKSRVSQSNFAVGYRTEEFQLHTNVNDGTEFGGSIYQKVSENLETGISLAWTAGNSNTRFGIAAKYMIDNDATCSIKVNNSSLIGLGYSQMLKPGIKLTLSALLDGKNINAGGHKLGLGFEFEA; encoded by the exons ATGGAAATTCCACCAACTTATGCAGATCTTGGAAAAGCAGCCAGAGATGTTTTTACCAAAGGTTATG GATTTGGTCTAATAAAACTTGACTTGAAAACAAAGTCAGAAAATGGACTG GAATTCACAAGCTCAGGTGCTGCCAACATGGATACAGGAAAAGTCACCGGGAGTCTGGAAACAAGGTTCAAGTGGGTGGATTATGGACTGACATTCACTGAAAAATGGAACACTGATAATACTTTGGGAACTGAAATTACCATTGAAGACCAG CTTGTGCAAGGCTTGAAGATTGGATTTGACTCTTCATTTTCACCAAATACTGG AAAGAAAAGTGGAAAAATCAGGACTGGTTACAAGAGGCAGCACATCAACCTGGGACTCGATGTTGACTTTGACATTGCTGGGCCTGCTATACGTGGAGCCTTTGTGTTTGGGTTTGATGGCTGGTTAGCAGGATATCAGATGACCTATGAAACTGCAAAATCTAGAGTCTCGCAAAGTAACTTTGCTGTTGGTTACAGGACAGAAGAATTCCAGCTCCACACAAATGT GAATGATGGTACAGAATTTGGAGGCTCTATTTATCAAAAAGTCAGCGAAAATCTTGAAACTGGCATCAGTCTAGCTTGGACAGCTGGGAATAGCAACACTCGATTTGGTATTGCAGCAAAATACATGATTGATAATGATGCAACATGCTCG ATTAAAGTGAACAATTCGAGTCTCATTGGACTTGGATATTCTCAAATGCTGAAACCAG GCATTAAGTTAACCCTTTCAGCCCTGCTGGATGGCAAGAATATTAATGCTGGTGGACATAAACTTGGTCTTGGATTTGAGTTTGAAGCATAA